The Enterobacter asburiae sequence GATGAATGAAGGTGTGACGACCGTTGAAATCAAATCGGGATACGGACTCAACGCCGAGGCCGAAGAGAAGATGCTGCAGGTTGCCCGCCAGCTGAGCCTCAATAATCCGATCGATATCAGCGCAACGCTGCTGGCCGCACACGCCGTACCAGCGGAATACCGGCAGGATCCGGATGCGTACCTCACGCTGGTCTGTGAGCAGATCCTGCCCACGCTGTGGCAAAAAGAGTTATATGAAGCAGTAGACGTGTTTTGTGAAAACGTCGGCTTTACCCCGTCGCAAACCGAGCGCCTCTTCCAGGCCGCGACCGCGCTCGGAATCCCGGTGAAGGGACATGTTGAACAGCTGTCGAATCAGGGCGGCGCGGCGCTGGTGAGCCAATATAACGGGCTGTCGGCCGATCATATCGAATATCTCGATGACGCAGGCGTTCAGGCGATGGCGGAAAGCGGCACGGTTGCGGTATTGCTTCCCGGCGCGTTCTATTTTCTTCAGGAGCGCCAGCGTCCGCCGGTTGAACGGCTCAGAAAACAGGGGGTCCCGATGGCCGTCGCCACCGACTATAACCCCGGCACCAGCCCGTTTGCCAGCCTGCACCTGGCGATGAATATGGCCTGCGTCCAGTTTGGCCTCACACCGGAAGAGGCCTGGGCTGGCGTCACGCGGCATGCGGCGCAGGCGCTGGGGCGCGGTGCTACCCACGGGCAGTTGCGGGCGGGGTTTGTCGCTGATTTTATCGTCTGGGATGCTCGCTACCCGGTGGAGATGGTCTACGAGCCGGGGCGTAACCCGCTTTATCAACGCGTTTTCCGTGGGGAGGCAGTATGAAGTTATGGCGGCCCGTAGCCGAAACCGTCTGGCAGGGGCGCGACGACAGCGCCGAGGCCAGCAATGCAACGCGCATTTTCCAGACGATACACCATCAGGCGCAGTTTACGCCGCTTTCATCCGGCATTGCGCTGATAGGCTTTGAATGTGATGCAGGGGTTAAACGCAATCAGGGCAGGCCTGGCGCCGTACAGGCTCCTGATATCCTGCGCAAAGCGCTGGCAAATATGGCAAGCCATCAGGGGCACGAACGGCTGGCGGATATGGGCTCGGTGTACGTTGAGGGCGATGAGCTGGAAGCGGCACAGCAGGCGTTAAGCGATGCCGTCACGGCCTGCCAGCAGTCCGGGATGCGCACGCTGGTGTTTGGCGGCGGGCACGAAACCGCCTGGGCGCATGGTCGGGGGATTCTGGATGCGTTCCCTGGAGAGCGTGTGACGGTGATAAATCTGGATGCGCATCTTGACCTGCGCAAGGCCGACCGGGCGACGTCCGGTACGCCGTTTCGTCAGTTGGCTAACTACTGCGATGAACGCGGGAGCGAGTTTCGCTACGCCTGCTTTGGCGTCAGCCGCGCGGCGAACACCCAGGCACTGTGGGATGAGGCCGAACGCCTGAACGTCACGCTGGTAGAGGATCTCCATTTCAGGCGCGAGGCCCTACCGGCGCTGGAAAAGGTGCTGGCGCAGGCCGATCGCGTCTACCTGACGATCGATCTGGACGTTCTGCCCGCAAGCGAAATGCCTGCCGTTTCCGCCCCGGCCGCGTTAGGAGTCCCGGCGCTGGATCTGCTGCCGGTTATCGAACAAATCTGCCGCAGCGGTAAGCTGCAGGCCGCCGATCTGGTAGAGTTTAACCCGCAGTACGATCGGGACGGACAGGGCGCAAAGCTCGCCGCCCGTCTGGCCTGGCAAATTGCTCACTGGTGGGCATAACACTATTTAAGGAGTCATGATGTTTTCACGCTCGCCCCTGCCGCAGCCGAGCCCTCCCGCGCCTTTCTATGAAAAGGTGAAGCAGGCGATCAGCGAAAAAATCGCAACCGGCGTCTGGCGCCCGCACGACCGCATTCCGTCGGAGGCCGAGCTGGTGGCCCAGTTCGGTTTTAGCCGGATGACCATCAACCGGGCGCTGAGAGAGCTGACCGACGAAGGGCTTCTGGTGCGCCTGCAGGGGGTTGGCACCTTCGTGGCGGAACCCAAAGGGCAATCTGCCCTGTTTGAAATCCGCAGCATCGCGGACGAAATTGCCGCGCGTAATCATCATCACCGGTGCGAAGTGCTGGTGCTGGAAGAGACCCAGGCCAGCGTCGAGCAGGCCGCAGAGCTGAACGTCAAAGAGGGCAGCCGCATCTTCCACTCCGTGATGGTGCATTTTGAAAACGACATTCCGGTGCAGATTGAAGATCGCTGCGTCAACGCAGAGCGGATACCGGACTATCTCAACCAGGATTACACCCAAACTACGCCACATGCCTATCTCTCGCTCGT is a genomic window containing:
- a CDS encoding imidazolonepropionase — translated: MQLHPDDVIWRNARLATMVPDTSAPYGLKEQHALVVRGQTILAVIPESDIPAGHRHVVDLEGRLVTPGLIDCHTHLVFGGDRAAEWEQRLNGVSYQTISAQGGGINATVTATRGSSPETLLTLAQQRLQRLMNEGVTTVEIKSGYGLNAEAEEKMLQVARQLSLNNPIDISATLLAAHAVPAEYRQDPDAYLTLVCEQILPTLWQKELYEAVDVFCENVGFTPSQTERLFQAATALGIPVKGHVEQLSNQGGAALVSQYNGLSADHIEYLDDAGVQAMAESGTVAVLLPGAFYFLQERQRPPVERLRKQGVPMAVATDYNPGTSPFASLHLAMNMACVQFGLTPEEAWAGVTRHAAQALGRGATHGQLRAGFVADFIVWDARYPVEMVYEPGRNPLYQRVFRGEAV
- a CDS encoding formimidoylglutamase — encoded protein: MKLWRPVAETVWQGRDDSAEASNATRIFQTIHHQAQFTPLSSGIALIGFECDAGVKRNQGRPGAVQAPDILRKALANMASHQGHERLADMGSVYVEGDELEAAQQALSDAVTACQQSGMRTLVFGGGHETAWAHGRGILDAFPGERVTVINLDAHLDLRKADRATSGTPFRQLANYCDERGSEFRYACFGVSRAANTQALWDEAERLNVTLVEDLHFRREALPALEKVLAQADRVYLTIDLDVLPASEMPAVSAPAALGVPALDLLPVIEQICRSGKLQAADLVEFNPQYDRDGQGAKLAARLAWQIAHWWA
- a CDS encoding histidine utilization repressor, with protein sequence MFSRSPLPQPSPPAPFYEKVKQAISEKIATGVWRPHDRIPSEAELVAQFGFSRMTINRALRELTDEGLLVRLQGVGTFVAEPKGQSALFEIRSIADEIAARNHHHRCEVLVLEETQASVEQAAELNVKEGSRIFHSVMVHFENDIPVQIEDRCVNAERIPDYLNQDYTQTTPHAYLSLVAPLTEGEHIVEAVRATPQECERLRIKEYDPCLLIRRRTWSSSHIVSHARLLFPGNRYRLQGHFMS